One Desulfobacterales bacterium DNA window includes the following coding sequences:
- a CDS encoding Na/Pi symporter produces MNTLTYITMAAQGIGGLGLFLLGMMMMTDGLKMSAGHGLRHFLTGSTKTALRGILSGASITSLVQSSSAVTVATIGFVNAGLLTLGQAILLIYGSNIGTTMTGWLVALVGFHANIKVVALPAVGIGMLVRLLAGQRRYTGAGEAIAGFGIFFLGIEILKTAFTGLEGHIQLGALTGNGPLLLVLFAGIGVVLTFLMQSSSAAMAIILTAAGSGLIPVNSAAALVIGANIGTTTTAILATIGATANAKRVAAAHVAFNLVTGCLALLFLPLLLSLVTGLLDLTGREMGPVTVLALFHTTFNLAGVILFLPFTGQLVSFLGKRFRETEEDEGRPRYLDKNVVTTPVLALHAMAMELARIGAIARRTAMAAISSEEKTNLRQEQERVALNRLVDALGEFSTLVQRNDLPPELDNQLPNAMRVSRYYQAISELSHNISRQQRKSRPIEQEELVAVIGHFKKKVVRLLEETDASGADYDAETAKASLQTINQEYQRVKSALLRAGAVGQLSTRKMVHHLELLSEIRRIADQAEKGARFLAQLINFPTPPPREETGPGKNHQQE; encoded by the coding sequence ATGAATACACTGACCTACATAACCATGGCAGCGCAAGGCATCGGCGGTCTCGGCCTGTTCCTGCTGGGCATGATGATGATGACCGACGGCCTGAAAATGAGCGCCGGCCATGGCCTGCGCCATTTCCTCACCGGTTCCACCAAGACCGCGCTCCGGGGGATTCTGTCCGGGGCCTCGATCACCTCCCTGGTCCAGTCCTCCAGCGCGGTGACCGTGGCCACCATCGGTTTTGTCAACGCCGGCCTGCTGACCCTGGGCCAGGCGATCCTGCTCATCTACGGCAGCAATATCGGCACCACCATGACCGGCTGGCTGGTGGCCCTGGTCGGATTCCACGCCAATATCAAGGTGGTCGCCCTGCCCGCGGTGGGGATCGGGATGCTGGTCAGGCTGCTTGCCGGACAACGCCGTTACACCGGGGCCGGCGAGGCCATTGCCGGTTTTGGCATCTTTTTTCTCGGCATCGAGATCCTCAAAACCGCCTTTACCGGACTTGAGGGCCATATCCAACTGGGAGCGTTGACCGGCAACGGCCCCCTCCTCCTGGTCCTGTTTGCCGGGATCGGCGTTGTTCTCACCTTTCTGATGCAGTCCTCCAGCGCGGCCATGGCCATTATCCTCACCGCGGCCGGCAGCGGCCTCATTCCCGTGAACAGTGCCGCCGCCCTGGTGATCGGCGCCAACATCGGCACCACCACCACCGCCATCCTGGCAACCATCGGCGCCACGGCCAATGCCAAACGGGTGGCAGCCGCCCATGTCGCCTTCAACCTGGTTACCGGGTGCCTGGCCCTGCTCTTTCTGCCCCTGCTCCTTTCCCTGGTTACCGGCCTCCTGGATCTCACCGGCCGGGAGATGGGGCCGGTCACGGTCCTGGCCCTGTTTCACACCACCTTCAACCTTGCCGGGGTCATCCTGTTCCTGCCCTTTACCGGGCAGCTGGTCTCGTTCCTGGGCAAGCGGTTCCGGGAGACCGAGGAAGACGAGGGCCGGCCCCGGTATCTGGATAAAAACGTGGTCACCACCCCGGTCCTGGCCCTGCATGCCATGGCCATGGAACTGGCCCGGATCGGCGCCATTGCCCGGCGGACGGCCATGGCGGCGATCAGCAGCGAGGAAAAAACAAACCTGCGGCAGGAACAGGAAAGGGTCGCCTTGAACCGGCTGGTGGATGCGCTGGGCGAATTCAGCACCCTGGTGCAGCGCAACGATCTGCCGCCGGAACTGGACAACCAGCTGCCCAATGCCATGCGGGTCTCGCGCTACTACCAGGCCATCTCCGAGCTGTCGCACAATATCTCCAGACAGCAGCGGAAAAGCCGCCCGATCGAGCAGGAGGAGTTGGTCGCGGTCATCGGCCATTTCAAGAAAAAGGTGGTGCGCCTGCTGGAGGAAACCGACGCCTCCGGGGCGGATTATGATGCCGAGACCGCCAAGGCAAGCCTGCAGACGATCAACCAGGAGTACCAGCGGGTCAAGAGTGCCCTGCTCAGGGCCGGGGCGGTGGGCCAGCTCTCCACCCGGAAGATGGTACACCATCTCGAGCTGTTGAGCGAGATCAGAAGGATCGCCGATCAGGCGGAAAAAGGGGCCCGGTTCCTTGCGCAACTGATCAATTTCCCCACGCCGCCCCCGAGGGAAGAGACCGGACCCGGAAAAAATCACCAACAAGAGTGA